CAAAGGAGTACTGTCTAGTCTAAAAGGAATATAGTCACAAAACCACGTGAAGTTAGTTGATGTGTCCAAACGCATGACACGcatctttggaaagaaagaaaacattgttttaaCTGCTAGTAACAGTTATTTTGTATGTCATTGTCAAACATTCTGACAGTAACTGAAGAAAATCTTCTAAAGGTGAGAATTAAGAGCTTTGGTAATTTTTTAGAAAGAGACCTTAGAACTAAGTGCTACATTAGCTATATAGAAATAAGAATCTATGGCTTTAAAATTGGAAATTCCATATGGATCTTTAGAAATACAAGAATTGGATTGGATTGTCTTTGAAGATCATTTCTGCTTCAAAATGGTCCAGCTGAAtccctaaataattttttaaaatagcacatgGTGGCTGGAGTTAATGTGTTTTGTGGAATTGattgtattttctttcacttgcagAAAGCCCTAGGTGGGGACTGTGCAGTGAGGCCCTTCCAGGGCACTGCAACCACTTGTGCGCCAGTATCACATTATCGGACTGTTAAAAGTGTGGATTCAAGTGAAGAGAGTTTTTCTGATTCTGACGATGACAGCTCTCTTTGGAAACGCAAGCGACAGAAATGTTTTAACCCTCCTCCCAAACCAGAGCCTTTTCAGTTTGGCCAGAGCAGCCAGAAGCCCCCTTTTCCCGGAGGGAAGAAGGTTAACAACATATGGGGTGCTGTGCTCCAGGAACAGAATCAAGATGCAGTGGCCACTGAACTTGGTATCTTGGGAATGGAGGGCACTATTGACAGAAGCAGACAATCCGAGACCTACAATTATTTGCTTGCTAAGAAACTTAAGAGGGAATCTCAAGAACATACAAAAGAATTAGACAAAGAGCTAGATGAATATATGCATGGTGGCAAAAAAACGGAatcaaaggaggaggaaaatgggCAAGGTCACCTCAAAAGGAAACGACCTGTCAAAGACAGAATAGGGGACAGACTAGAAATGAATTATAAAGGCCGATATGAGATTACAGAAGATGATTCTCAAGAGAAAGTGGCTGATGAAATTTCTTTCAGGTGAGCATTTAAATTTGTCCTACAAGTGATCACTTGACCAACTGTCTTCCATTTgtaggaaataaaatagattcCAGATACATTAATGATGATGTTCctttctgagatttttaaatttaaggcaCAAACTCTGGGCTTATGtggttatatgtatatatctgggTGTTCTTAAATTTGAACAGACTTGATTGAATAATTTTGTAGATTTTTATGAACTTTTAAGCAGCTCTTTGCACTTAGTGCTATAGAATTCTTTAGATAAAaaggtctttttaaaatcacGTGAATTTTTTGAGTGTTTTCAAGCAttcatgacttttttctttttacaacttTAGTGAGGCATGTtatacatatgataaaattcacccattttaggTGTTGATTTTTCAGTAAATTTCCCAGTTGTCCAACCACCAGcatgaagcatttttaaaatatttccatcaccctttAAGATCGCTCATACCCATGTGCCCATTTAAAGTTAGTTCCTGTTCCCATTCCCAGATAACTGCTAATCTACTTTTTACTGGTATCAGTTTGCATtgataccacacacacacacatccatattGGCTAATACactttggcaattatgaataatgctgttatgaacttTCACATGCACATCTCtggacatgtattttcatttcttttcaataaacagaagtagaattgctTGATGTTTGGTAAAtttacattttgtgtatttttaacatgaaattttaaaggttgaaattttgtttactttttagtAGCTCTAAATCACTAATGAACAGTGTCACAAATTTGAAAACAGATATGTTCAAGAGTAATATAGCTAGGAGGAAAACAAGTGTTTACTAGtaccagattttttaaatactgagagAATTTGGAATTTGAGTGCTGGAAAGGAACTTAGAGATTTTGTAAACCAAAGCCCTCGCTTACAAATATGAACCAGTAGTTGTGTGGCTTGCTCAGAGTCAAACCTGGAACTAAATTCTAGCCCCTTGTTCCTAGTCTAGAGCTCTTTTCTCAATAGATAAGAAAGGAGCCAGGTCTGGTTAGGGAACACCTAAGACTTCTTCATCTTTATGAAGTATGGCTTCTGATATTAGAAGTGCTGCTTACTTAGGCTCCCTATGCTTTTACCTCTcaatggtaaaataaaaataataaaacccacTTCATAAAGTTGTTAGGATTGTACTTATCCCATAATAAGCCTTTAGTAAATATTAGCTTTATCCTTTGTTCTGAGGCAGTGAGACTGTAAGGGGAAAATCCAATCCATTTTAAAGTTCCCAGACAGCTCTGGAGTTAGAACAACTAACTTTTAGGCATCGTAATTTAAAAGCATGgtgtatgtttatttgttttgatgaGAGTGGACTGGTTTTATCTTCTTTTGCTTTTAGGCTTGCATTCCCCTTGCTGTGTGCATGTCTTTTGAAATCTGCCATGATCCAATAAGGCAAAGTGAAGAGGCCAGTTATTAAGACCTGAGATGGAACCCTGAGATTACTGTCTCCTTGAGTGACCCCAGATAGGAATGTTTCCATGTCAGTGATTCCAACATTATATTGAAGGTTTCGAAAAACAAATGTTATTAGAATGAGATTTTAATTATAGTTGGGGACTGATTACAGACTAAAGGTAGATTTCCTCAACTACACAACAAATAAAgagattaatattattttatttgttccttaTCAGGTTGCAGGAACCAAAGAAAGATTTGATAGCCCGAGTAGTGAGAATAA
The sequence above is a segment of the Camelus ferus isolate YT-003-E chromosome 3, BCGSAC_Cfer_1.0, whole genome shotgun sequence genome. Coding sequences within it:
- the PHAX gene encoding phosphorylated adapter RNA export protein, which encodes MAQEAGDMEDGQLSDSDSDMTVAPSDRPLQVPKALGGDCAVRPFQGTATTCAPVSHYRTVKSVDSSEESFSDSDDDSSLWKRKRQKCFNPPPKPEPFQFGQSSQKPPFPGGKKVNNIWGAVLQEQNQDAVATELGILGMEGTIDRSRQSETYNYLLAKKLKRESQEHTKELDKELDEYMHGGKKTESKEEENGQGHLKRKRPVKDRIGDRLEMNYKGRYEITEDDSQEKVADEISFRLQEPKKDLIARVVRIIGNKKAIELLMETAEVEQNGGLFIMNGSRRRTPGGVFLNLLKNTPSISEEQIKDIFYIENQKEYENKKAARKRRTQVLGKKMKQAIKSLNFQEEDDTSRETFASDTNEALASLDESQEGHGETKLDAEEAIEVDHSHDLDIF